The genomic stretch CCCCATATTTGACTCACTAATAAACTTTACAATCCGTCTGTTTCGCGCTAAAATGGCATCCAGACCGTCTTTCCCTGCAGAAGACGGCACTGCTGAGCTCAAGAACGCTACCAAATAGAACACATCCTCCTCAGGCGTCACAAATgacgtcccgtttttccatCTATGCAAATCAAATTCCAAAAATGCATCAAATTTGGAAAcataacatttccataaatgTATGTAAATTACTACTACCTAGATTTGTTAACAGGGTAGATCAAAACAGGGCCATTGCTTGTGTCCTTGACAATGTTGTGGAAGACTTCCTTAGCAAAGCCATGGATGCTGCTTCTCGGCACGAGTAGATTCAGCCACGGATGAGGCACGTCCCACAGGTTGTTCTCGCGGAGTTTCATCTCCGACACGTGGACTCTGTCTAGGAAGTCCACATAGGAGACCTCGGACATGAACAAGGTCGGGCGGATGAAACTTAACTCGGCTAAAAGGCTGTCCACTTCCTGCATCATAACCGAAAGTAAACCGAGTGAATCACTGATTACGAAACGAGACTAATGGTATCGGTGAACCTCACCCGTTCAATCGAACCGACGTCTTCTAAGTTGAAATACTTTGCCAGTTCCAAGCAGAACAGAACCCTTCCTGCGGAAGTGAACTGTTCTGCTTGGACTGGATCCTTCGGGTTGAAGGAGGATCTCCTGTTGTTTAGCAGTCCGGTTCTGTTTATCACGACGAATCCTTCCAAGTAGTCAAGAGAGTCTCGTGAAGAGGATATCAGACGCTCTTGATCGTTGGTGAATGTGGCGAAATCAGAGTATAATGCTCTGATCCATTTCACCTGCTAGGAGAGGGATGTAATCATATAAATAAATCATATTGTTTCATTTTATAGTAGCAAAGATTTGTTTTATTACCTTTGCAGGAGCTGGTTCCAGAGCGATTCTGGCCTCTGTGATGATCCCAAACTGACCTAATCCGCCGAGAACTGCGTTGAAGAGATCGGCGTTCTGCTCGTCCGAGCACGTAACCACATCTCCCCTGCCTGCAGTTATAGCTAATTAGAAACTTAGTAAAAATAGAGACTTTGtaaatgacacgggttttaatgcaaaatgggttaaagtaagagagaagaagagaaaaagtagtggaattaatgttagtggattatgttattcattttctaaaatggaaagtttctattttttgaaaacagaaaatttctatttttagaaaacggAGGGAATACataattctcttttttttgtgggaTGCATGAGATGATGGACCTGTGACGACGTGTAGGTGGTAGACATTGTTAATCTGAGGGCCGTGCCGGAAAGCCTGGCCGCTGATGCCGGCATTGGAGAGAGTGCCGCCGACGGTGAGGTGGAGGTAGTCGGTCCAAGATTTGGGAGTGAGGCCCCTTTTGAGGCTCTCATGGAGGATGTTTATCCATAGCTCACCGGCTGAGTCGTCCACATAGGGGTAATGGTCCGCGGTGTGGA from Salvia splendens isolate huo1 unplaced genomic scaffold, SspV2 ctg841, whole genome shotgun sequence encodes the following:
- the LOC121791537 gene encoding cytokinin dehydrogenase 6-like, encoding MFISQSNKLFRLKPLVFKIALLFLLGITTNRNHLPTNHPSLYTMPFYGNLSFHNINHASKDFGNRYHLYPNSTSNIAHIIKHVFNLGLTSHLTVAARGHGHSLEGQSLAPQGVVIHMESYKSPGMSFHTADHYPYVDDSAGELWINILHESLKRGLTPKSWTDYLHLTVGGTLSNAGISGQAFRHGPQINNVYHLHVVTGRGDVVTCSDEQNADLFNAVLGGLGQFGIITEARIALEPAPAKVKWIRALYSDFATFTNDQERLISSSRDSLDYLEGFVVINRTGLLNNRRSSFNPKDPVQAEQFTSAGRVLFCLELAKYFNLEDVGSIEREVDSLLAELSFIRPTLFMSEVSYVDFLDRVHVSEMKLRENNLWDVPHPWLNLLVPRSSIHGFAKEVFHNIVKDTSNGPVLIYPVNKSRWKNGTSFVTPEEDVFYLVAFLSSAVPSSAGKDGLDAILARNRRIVKFISESNMGIKQYLPHYNTTQEWIAHFGAKWEIFLRRKMLYDPLTILAPGQRIFPRANALEQH